The following are encoded in a window of Streptomyces sp. 11x1 genomic DNA:
- a CDS encoding bifunctional glycosyltransferase 87/phosphatase PAP2 family protein, whose protein sequence is MATEQSRPGGAVGTGAAAARLGALRAVLWLVAGVLAVRQIAVVLHTPKGERLTDLETWVGPSGVLHVNGSLYDSTRFTGTPFGGLVLKPLTRTAEQALGWGWTFGTLLLVVALGLVAARALPQPVTRRTALLAAPVAVTLLMLSLPVRNTLYLGQTSIIPVLLVLAGCFAVRGERTSGAFIGLAAAFQPTVLLFVPLLWFTGRGRAAASTGITFAGATALAWAAMPHDSFTYWVHHLGGVGLGGRADDLANQSLHGALLRLGLTGPLEIVVFFALAAAVAVFGMRRAVHYARDGQLLLAVAITGCVVVAVSPTSWKHQLLWVLLAAVGRVGTKQSSRYVWPVAVVLVMTLPAKMMVPNVDVLYPARDNVVLLAALAAALVVPFLSRTSEYYRAPVPTEYAPKAQTRPRRAPLLRRVATRPNLLLELLLIRVVYAAYQRTRLEATGSRASAEEHARQILSVEEALFLDVEHWFNHTVVGIGWLRVFFDFYYTSFHFVVPLTVLGLLYWRRPADYRWARTAIGFTTVLALVGFFLYPLAPPRLMPGLGIIDTIHGVQDFSRPDYGRLTEVANQYAAMPSLHFGWSLWCGLTIAIVAPRVWMKVLGLMHPFFTVLAIVATGNHWVLDAVGGAAVVGAGFGLTYLLTGPRTTAPRKGRGELREQPKTADRLATVVRHDGGGAAGEGGRTTEDGGDRGGA, encoded by the coding sequence GTGGCGACGGAGCAGAGCAGACCGGGCGGAGCCGTGGGAACCGGTGCGGCGGCGGCGCGCCTGGGGGCCCTGCGGGCCGTGCTGTGGCTGGTCGCCGGCGTCCTGGCGGTACGTCAGATCGCGGTCGTGCTCCACACCCCCAAGGGCGAGCGGCTCACCGACCTGGAGACCTGGGTCGGGCCCAGCGGAGTCCTCCACGTGAACGGCTCGCTGTACGACTCGACGCGCTTCACCGGCACCCCCTTCGGCGGCCTCGTCCTCAAGCCCCTCACCCGGACGGCCGAACAGGCCCTCGGCTGGGGCTGGACCTTCGGCACCCTCCTGCTGGTCGTCGCCCTCGGTCTGGTCGCAGCCCGCGCCCTGCCCCAGCCCGTCACCCGCCGTACGGCACTGCTCGCGGCCCCCGTCGCGGTCACCCTGCTGATGCTGTCGCTGCCGGTGCGCAACACCCTCTACCTGGGCCAGACCAGCATCATCCCCGTGCTGCTCGTCCTCGCGGGCTGCTTCGCGGTGCGGGGCGAGCGGACCAGCGGCGCCTTCATAGGGCTCGCCGCGGCCTTCCAGCCGACCGTGCTGCTGTTCGTGCCGCTGCTGTGGTTCACCGGCCGCGGACGGGCCGCCGCGAGCACCGGGATCACGTTCGCCGGGGCCACCGCGCTGGCCTGGGCCGCGATGCCGCACGACTCGTTCACCTACTGGGTGCACCATCTCGGGGGCGTCGGCCTCGGCGGCCGGGCGGACGACCTCGCCAACCAGTCCCTGCACGGCGCGCTGCTCCGGCTGGGCCTCACGGGCCCGCTGGAGATCGTCGTCTTCTTCGCGCTGGCCGCCGCCGTCGCCGTGTTCGGCATGCGGCGGGCCGTCCACTACGCCCGCGACGGGCAGCTGCTGCTCGCCGTCGCGATCACCGGCTGTGTCGTGGTCGCCGTCTCCCCGACGTCCTGGAAGCACCAGCTGCTGTGGGTGCTGCTCGCGGCCGTCGGCCGGGTCGGCACCAAGCAGTCCTCGCGCTACGTGTGGCCGGTCGCCGTCGTCCTGGTGATGACCCTGCCGGCGAAGATGATGGTCCCGAACGTGGACGTCCTGTACCCGGCCCGCGACAACGTCGTGCTGCTGGCCGCGCTCGCCGCCGCGCTCGTCGTGCCGTTCCTGTCCCGCACCTCGGAGTACTACCGGGCCCCCGTGCCCACGGAGTACGCCCCGAAGGCGCAGACCCGTCCCCGCCGGGCGCCGCTGCTGCGCCGGGTGGCCACCCGGCCGAACCTGCTCCTCGAACTGCTGCTGATCCGCGTCGTGTACGCGGCCTACCAGCGCACGCGGCTGGAGGCCACCGGCAGCCGGGCCTCGGCCGAGGAGCACGCCCGGCAGATTCTCTCCGTCGAGGAGGCCCTGTTCCTCGACGTCGAGCACTGGTTCAACCACACGGTCGTCGGGATCGGCTGGCTGCGGGTCTTCTTCGACTTCTACTACACCTCGTTCCACTTCGTGGTCCCGCTGACCGTCCTCGGCCTCCTCTACTGGCGCCGCCCCGCCGACTACCGCTGGGCCCGCACAGCCATCGGCTTCACCACGGTCCTCGCGCTCGTCGGTTTCTTCCTCTACCCCCTGGCGCCGCCGCGGCTGATGCCCGGCCTCGGCATCATCGACACCATCCACGGCGTCCAGGACTTCTCCCGCCCGGACTACGGCAGACTGACCGAAGTCGCCAACCAGTACGCGGCGATGCCGTCCCTGCACTTCGGCTGGTCCCTGTGGTGCGGCCTCACGATCGCGATCGTCGCCCCCAGGGTGTGGATGAAGGTCCTCGGCCTGATGCACCCCTTCTTCACGGTTCTGGCGATCGTGGCGACGGGCAACCACTGGGTGCTGGACGCGGTGGGCGGGGCGGCGGTGGTGGGTGCGGGCTTCGGTCTGACGTACCTCCTGACGGGACCGCGCACCACCGCGCCCCGAAAGGGGCGCGGGGAACTGCGCGAGCAACCGAAGACGGCGGACAGACTCGCGACGGTCGTCCGGCACGACGGCGGGGGAGCGGCCGGAGAGGGCGGACGAACGACCGAAGACGGCGGAGACAGGGGCGGGGCGTAG
- a CDS encoding cytochrome P450 — protein MPCPALPDGFDLTDPDLLHHRVPLPEFAELRRTEPVHWIPQAPGIAGFADEGYWAVTRHADVKYVSTHPELFSSTVNTAIIRFNEHIERDAIDAQRLILLNMDPPEHTRVRQIVQRVFTPRAIRALEDNLRHRALTIAREAAARPGPFDFVTEVACELPLQAIAELIGIPQEDRIRIFEWSNRMISYDDPEYAITEEVGQQSAMELIAYAMNMAADRKQCPAKDIVTTLVAAEDEGNLASDEFGFFVLMLAVAGNETTRNAITHGMHAFLTHPDQWELYKRERPATAAEEIVRWAAPVNAFQRTATQDVELGGKLIRKGDRVGIFYASANHDPDVFENPDAFDITRDPNPHLGFGGGGPHFCLGKSLAVLEIDLIFNAIADAMPGLRLAGDPDRLRSAWINGVKHLQVTTG, from the coding sequence ATGCCCTGTCCAGCGCTGCCCGACGGGTTCGACCTCACCGACCCCGACCTCCTGCACCACCGTGTCCCCCTCCCGGAGTTCGCCGAACTGCGCCGCACGGAACCGGTCCACTGGATCCCGCAGGCACCCGGCATCGCGGGCTTCGCGGACGAGGGCTACTGGGCCGTCACCCGGCACGCGGACGTCAAGTACGTCTCCACGCACCCGGAGTTGTTCTCCTCGACCGTCAACACCGCGATCATCCGCTTCAACGAGCACATCGAGCGCGACGCCATCGACGCCCAGCGGCTGATCCTGCTGAACATGGACCCGCCGGAGCACACCCGGGTCCGCCAGATCGTGCAGCGCGTGTTCACTCCGAGGGCGATCCGCGCGCTGGAGGACAACCTGCGCCACCGGGCCCTCACCATCGCCCGCGAGGCCGCCGCCCGTCCGGGCCCCTTCGACTTCGTCACCGAGGTCGCCTGCGAACTACCCCTCCAGGCCATCGCCGAGCTGATCGGCATCCCTCAGGAGGACCGCATCCGGATCTTCGAGTGGTCGAACCGGATGATCTCCTACGACGACCCGGAGTACGCCATCACCGAGGAGGTCGGCCAGCAGTCGGCGATGGAACTCATCGCCTACGCCATGAACATGGCCGCCGACCGCAAGCAGTGCCCGGCGAAGGACATCGTCACCACCCTGGTGGCCGCCGAGGACGAGGGGAACCTCGCCTCCGACGAGTTCGGCTTCTTCGTGCTGATGCTGGCCGTCGCGGGCAACGAGACGACCCGCAACGCCATCACCCACGGCATGCACGCCTTCCTCACCCACCCCGACCAGTGGGAGCTGTACAAGCGCGAGCGCCCCGCGACGGCCGCCGAGGAGATCGTCCGCTGGGCCGCCCCGGTCAACGCCTTCCAGCGCACCGCCACCCAGGACGTGGAACTCGGCGGCAAGCTCATTCGGAAGGGCGACCGCGTCGGCATCTTCTACGCCTCCGCCAACCACGACCCGGACGTCTTCGAGAACCCCGACGCCTTCGACATCACCCGCGACCCCAACCCCCACCTGGGCTTCGGCGGCGGAGGCCCCCACTTCTGCCTGGGCAAGTCCCTCGCGGTCCTGGAGATCGACCTCATCTTCAACGCGATCGCCGACGCGATGCCGGGTCTCCGCCTGGCCGGCGATCCCGACCGCCTGCGCTCCGCCTGGATCAACGGGGTGAAGCACCTCCAGGTGACCACGGGCTGA
- a CDS encoding steroid 3-ketoacyl-CoA thiolase — translation MAAEPVIVEAVRTPIGRRGGALANLHPAYLLGETYRELLGRTGIPADCVEQIVGGTVTHAGEQSMNPARTAWLTMGLPYETAATTVDCQCGSSQQASHMVANMVAAGVIDVGISCGVEAMSRVPLGSGSKHGPGKPFPEEWNVDLPNQFEAAERIARHRGLSREDVDALGLRSQERAAVAWAEERFKKETFAVQVPTTEAEQGAGQGMWRLVDHDEGLRDTSAEVLARLKPIMPTAVHTAGNSSQISDGAAAIMWASKRMARALKLRPRARIVAQALVGSDPHFHLDGPIDATKAVLGKAGMSLKDIDLVEINEAFASVVLSWARVFDQDLEKVNVNGGAIALGHPVGATGARLITTALHELERTDKEFALVTMCAGGGLATGTIIQRL, via the coding sequence ATGGCCGCGGAACCCGTGATCGTCGAAGCCGTACGCACCCCCATCGGCAGGCGCGGCGGCGCGCTCGCCAACCTGCACCCCGCCTATCTGCTGGGCGAGACCTACCGTGAACTCCTCGGCCGCACCGGCATCCCCGCCGACTGCGTCGAGCAGATCGTCGGCGGCACCGTGACCCACGCCGGCGAACAGTCCATGAACCCCGCGCGCACGGCCTGGCTGACCATGGGCCTGCCGTACGAGACGGCCGCGACCACCGTCGACTGTCAGTGCGGCTCCTCGCAGCAGGCCTCGCACATGGTGGCCAACATGGTCGCGGCCGGCGTCATCGACGTCGGGATCAGCTGCGGGGTCGAGGCCATGTCCCGGGTGCCGCTCGGGTCGGGGTCCAAGCACGGGCCGGGCAAGCCGTTCCCGGAGGAGTGGAACGTCGACCTGCCGAACCAGTTCGAGGCCGCCGAACGGATCGCCCGGCACCGGGGGCTCAGCCGAGAGGACGTGGACGCGCTGGGCCTGCGGTCCCAGGAGCGGGCCGCCGTCGCGTGGGCCGAGGAGCGGTTCAAGAAGGAGACGTTCGCCGTCCAGGTGCCGACGACCGAGGCGGAACAGGGTGCCGGGCAGGGCATGTGGCGGCTCGTCGACCACGACGAGGGGCTGCGCGACACCTCGGCGGAGGTGCTGGCCCGGCTGAAGCCGATCATGCCGACGGCGGTCCACACGGCCGGCAACTCCTCCCAGATCAGCGACGGCGCGGCGGCGATCATGTGGGCGTCCAAGCGGATGGCGCGGGCGCTGAAGCTCCGACCGAGGGCACGGATCGTCGCCCAGGCGCTGGTCGGCTCCGACCCCCACTTCCACCTCGACGGGCCGATCGACGCGACCAAGGCCGTGCTGGGGAAGGCCGGGATGTCGCTGAAGGACATCGACCTGGTGGAGATCAACGAGGCCTTCGCGTCGGTGGTGTTGAGCTGGGCGCGGGTCTTCGACCAGGACCTGGAGAAGGTGAACGTCAACGGCGGCGCCATCGCCCTCGGCCACCCGGTGGGCGCGACCGGGGCACGGCTCATCACGACCGCGCTGCACGAGCTGGAGCGTACGGACAAGGAGTTCGCGCTGGTGACGATGTGCGCCGGCGGCGGGCTGGCGACCGGGACGATCATCCAGCGGCTCTGA
- a CDS encoding helix-turn-helix domain-containing protein, which yields MAGRREVPVDPGAGPVQRFAFELRKLRTEAGGLTYRAMAERAGYSITTLSQAAGGEQLPTLPVALAFVRACGGDPAEWEARWQQAVEEAAAFDPDADETAAEPPYRGLARFETGDSGLFFGRDRLTADLVDLMRRRRFAAVFGPSGIGKSSLLRAGLIPVLRESEDLALRPSAIRILTPGDQLSRTYELLRETTGGGGGTGGDTGDSGGGDSGSGKRAGGGTGSRSDLGSGSGVGGGTGSRSDLGSGPGLRSGSDSGLRSGPGRASGSGSGSGFSSGPGSGPGRASAPGRTGVGSAPGRTGVGPGRGDTLVVVDQFEEVFTLCHDPVERARFIDLLLTAREPDSGLRVLLAVRADFYGRCAEHRALAEALGDANLLAGPMSPAELREVVVKPAAAAGLTVERALTTRLVEEITDAPGGLPLLSHVLLETWRRRRGKALTLAGYEAAGGLDGAIAKTAEDVHSRFTDSEAATARRVLLRLISPGDGTPDTRRPAERAELETTGTGREEVARVLEALTRARLLTLDGPTVDLAHEALITAWPRLRGWIEEDRDRLRAHRHLTEAARSWEELGRDAGALYRGSRLARAREYFGGAGPHRRPDRSGGRLPRGRSRRAGAGGARQGPHHPPVARPRHLPGRPARPRPDRHRCRLLAAPERPGRPTRRSLPPVGRTVRRPAGQRHRPRVTAGHQGVPDEPHPRGHPEPVRRRCRPPRTPADRTHRDRVRAGLQPRREDPRQRRL from the coding sequence GTGGCGGGTCGTCGTGAGGTGCCGGTCGATCCGGGGGCCGGGCCGGTGCAACGGTTCGCGTTCGAGTTGCGCAAACTGCGGACCGAGGCGGGCGGCCTCACCTACCGGGCGATGGCCGAACGGGCGGGCTACTCGATCACCACCCTCTCCCAGGCCGCGGGCGGCGAGCAGTTGCCCACGCTGCCGGTGGCCCTGGCCTTCGTACGGGCCTGCGGGGGCGATCCGGCGGAGTGGGAGGCCCGGTGGCAGCAGGCGGTCGAGGAGGCCGCGGCCTTCGACCCGGACGCCGACGAGACGGCGGCGGAGCCGCCGTACCGGGGGCTCGCCCGGTTCGAGACCGGGGACAGCGGCCTCTTCTTCGGCCGGGACCGCCTCACCGCCGACCTCGTGGACCTGATGCGCCGACGGCGGTTCGCGGCGGTCTTCGGCCCCTCCGGCATCGGCAAGTCCTCCCTGCTGCGCGCCGGCCTGATCCCGGTCCTGAGGGAGTCCGAGGACCTGGCCCTACGGCCGTCCGCGATCCGCATCCTGACCCCCGGCGACCAACTGTCCCGAACCTATGAACTGCTGCGGGAGACGACCGGGGGTGGAGGGGGTACGGGCGGCGACACCGGCGACAGCGGCGGGGGCGACAGCGGTAGTGGCAAACGGGCCGGCGGTGGCACCGGTTCCAGGTCTGACCTCGGCTCTGGCTCTGGCGTCGGCGGTGGCACCGGTTCCAGGTCTGACCTCGGCTCTGGGCCTGGCCTCCGCTCCGGCTCCGATTCCGGCCTCCGCTCCGGCCCCGGCCGTGCCTCCGGCTCCGGCTCCGGCTCCGGCTTCAGCTCTGGCCCCGGCTCCGGCCCCGGCCGTGCCTCCGCCCCCGGCCGTACCGGCGTCGGCTCCGCCCCCGGCCGTACCGGTGTCGGTCCCGGACGTGGTGACACGCTCGTCGTGGTCGATCAGTTCGAGGAGGTGTTCACCCTCTGTCACGACCCGGTCGAACGCGCGCGGTTCATCGACCTGTTGCTCACCGCACGTGAACCGGACAGTGGGCTGCGGGTGCTGCTGGCCGTGCGCGCGGACTTCTACGGCCGGTGCGCCGAGCATCGCGCGCTGGCCGAGGCGCTCGGGGACGCCAACCTGCTGGCCGGGCCCATGAGTCCGGCCGAACTGCGCGAGGTCGTCGTCAAGCCGGCCGCGGCCGCCGGACTCACCGTGGAGCGGGCGCTGACCACCCGGCTCGTCGAGGAGATCACCGACGCACCCGGCGGGCTGCCCCTGCTGTCGCACGTCCTGCTGGAGACCTGGCGGCGCCGCCGGGGCAAGGCCCTCACCCTCGCCGGCTACGAGGCGGCCGGCGGCCTGGACGGCGCGATCGCCAAGACCGCCGAGGACGTCCACAGCCGGTTCACCGACAGCGAGGCGGCCACCGCCCGCCGGGTGCTGCTGCGGCTCATCTCGCCCGGTGACGGCACCCCCGACACCCGCCGGCCCGCCGAACGGGCCGAGTTGGAGACCACGGGCACCGGACGGGAGGAGGTCGCCCGGGTCCTGGAGGCGCTCACCCGGGCCCGCCTCCTCACCCTCGACGGCCCGACCGTGGACCTCGCGCACGAGGCGCTCATCACCGCCTGGCCCCGGCTGCGCGGCTGGATCGAGGAGGACCGTGACCGGCTGCGCGCCCACCGGCACCTGACCGAGGCGGCCCGGTCCTGGGAGGAGCTGGGCCGTGACGCGGGCGCGCTGTACCGGGGGAGCCGGCTCGCCAGGGCGCGGGAGTACTTCGGGGGGGCCGGGCCACACCGACGACCTGACCGATCAGGAGGCCGCCTTCCTCGCGGCCGGTCTCGGCGCGCTGGAGCAGGAGGAGCGCGCCAAGGCCCGCACCACCCGCCGGTTGCGCGTCCTCGTCACCTCCCTGGCCGGCCTGCTCGCCCTCGCCCTGACCGCCACCGCTGTCGCCTACTGGCAGCGCCAGAGCGCCCTGGACGCCCAACGCGACGGTCTCTCCCGCCAGTTGGCCGCACAGTCCGCCGCCCTGCTGGACAGCGACACCGACCTCGCGTCACTGCTGGCCATCAAGGCGTACCGGACGAGCCCCACCCGCGAGGCCACCCGGAGCCTGTACGCCGCCGCTGCCGTCCCCCTCGAACGCCGGCTGACCGGACACACCGAGACCGTGTCCGCGCTGGTCTACAGCCCCGACGGGAAGACCCTCGCCAGCGGCGCCTTTGA
- a CDS encoding WD40 repeat domain-containing protein, which translates to MAFAPDGRTLATSHNDDARLWDLDTGRVRDAVALRDPDDDNMAAVGFDRAGRALAVAEGGQVLDVADGRVVTTLKGPTGLEMAVAFSPDGRTLATSTRDHTAQLWDLETGKVLHTLKSGTGVVSSLAFDSAGKTLATGTEDGTVHLWDVADGEQRTTLTSASSRVESMAFAPDGKTLAAGSYDGTVRLWDLATGRAGTTLTGHTSPVMSVAFDPDGTELAAGNQADTFGGGGGGDVAIRLWKAGTNRPRATLDVPGDDLRSMSFSPDGDTLVTSSSTRSDDPRDMRSTVRLWDTGTRRTRAVLDDGLTHVGEVVFSPDGRTLALTSGIRAQLWDVRTRRPRITLPDHFVNAMVFSPDGRTLVTVGDGLHLYDPRTGRPRAELPKAEEGSALAFSPTGEVFATTGGRKAQIRLRDPDTGRVRRTLTEPAGSAPPEGARDNPAMMFRQVESMAFSPDGRTLASAEADGTVRLWDTGSGDLDATLTVSLTQGPVTLAFSPDGRTLATAGGGTVRLWDTATRYARETFPDGGAARLAFSPDGRTLAVGDHRDRIRLWDVDLPLPAEAIDHLCRAVHRDLTRQERALYLPDQESGGACG; encoded by the coding sequence GTGGCCTTCGCCCCGGACGGCCGGACCCTCGCCACCAGCCACAACGACGACGCGCGGCTGTGGGACCTGGACACCGGACGCGTACGGGACGCGGTCGCCCTGCGCGACCCCGACGACGACAACATGGCGGCGGTCGGTTTCGACCGCGCCGGTCGCGCGCTCGCCGTCGCCGAGGGCGGGCAGGTGCTGGACGTGGCCGACGGCCGGGTCGTGACCACCCTCAAGGGCCCCACCGGGCTGGAGATGGCGGTCGCGTTCAGCCCCGACGGACGCACCCTCGCCACCAGCACCAGGGACCACACCGCCCAACTGTGGGACCTGGAGACCGGGAAGGTGCTCCACACCCTCAAGAGCGGTACCGGCGTGGTCAGTTCACTGGCCTTCGACTCGGCAGGGAAGACCCTGGCCACCGGCACCGAGGACGGCACCGTCCATCTGTGGGACGTGGCCGACGGCGAGCAGCGGACCACCCTCACCAGCGCCAGCAGCAGGGTCGAGTCCATGGCGTTCGCCCCGGACGGCAAAACCCTGGCCGCCGGCAGCTACGACGGCACCGTACGCCTCTGGGACCTCGCCACCGGCCGTGCCGGCACCACCCTCACCGGTCACACCAGCCCCGTCATGTCGGTGGCGTTCGATCCCGACGGCACCGAACTGGCCGCGGGCAACCAGGCCGACACCTTCGGCGGTGGCGGCGGCGGTGACGTCGCGATCCGGCTGTGGAAGGCGGGCACGAACCGCCCCCGGGCCACGCTGGACGTCCCCGGCGACGATCTGCGGTCGATGTCCTTCAGCCCCGACGGCGACACCCTGGTCACCAGCAGCAGCACGAGGTCCGACGACCCCAGGGACATGCGCAGCACGGTACGGCTCTGGGACACGGGTACCCGCCGTACGCGCGCCGTGCTCGACGACGGCCTGACCCACGTCGGGGAGGTCGTCTTCAGCCCCGACGGCCGGACGCTCGCCCTCACCTCCGGCATCCGGGCCCAGCTGTGGGACGTCCGCACCCGCCGACCGCGGATCACCCTCCCCGACCACTTCGTCAACGCGATGGTCTTCAGCCCGGACGGCCGCACGCTGGTGACGGTGGGCGACGGCCTCCACCTCTACGACCCCCGCACCGGGCGCCCCCGCGCCGAACTCCCCAAGGCCGAGGAGGGCTCGGCGCTGGCGTTCAGCCCCACGGGCGAGGTCTTCGCCACCACCGGGGGCCGGAAGGCGCAGATCCGGCTGCGCGATCCCGATACCGGACGCGTCCGCCGCACGCTCACGGAACCGGCCGGCAGCGCTCCGCCCGAGGGGGCGCGCGACAACCCGGCCATGATGTTCCGGCAGGTGGAGTCGATGGCCTTCAGCCCGGACGGCCGCACTCTCGCCTCCGCCGAGGCCGACGGCACGGTACGGCTGTGGGACACCGGCAGCGGAGACCTCGACGCCACGCTGACCGTCAGCCTCACCCAGGGCCCGGTCACGCTCGCGTTCAGTCCCGACGGCCGCACGCTCGCCACGGCCGGGGGCGGCACGGTACGGCTGTGGGACACCGCCACCCGGTACGCCCGGGAGACCTTCCCCGACGGTGGCGCGGCGAGGCTCGCGTTCAGTCCCGACGGTCGCACCCTCGCGGTCGGTGACCACCGCGACCGTATCCGTCTGTGGGACGTCGACCTGCCCCTGCCCGCCGAGGCGATCGACCACCTCTGCCGAGCCGTCCACCGTGACCTCACCCGGCAGGAGAGGGCGCTGTACCTGCCGGACCAGGAGTCGGGCGGGGCGTGCGGGTAG
- a CDS encoding transglycosylase SLT domain-containing protein — translation MPATTMTPKKRIPVTRSALRRIASPKKALAGATLAVAATGALLAAAPAQAASEASQAQAVAKKMIGNSAQYKCFSNIVDHESDWDVNATNASSGAYGLVQALPGSKMASAGSDWKTNAATQIKWGVDYMKDRYGSPCGAWNFWQANHWY, via the coding sequence ATGCCCGCGACGACCATGACCCCGAAGAAAAGGATCCCCGTGACCCGCTCCGCTCTCCGCCGCATCGCCTCCCCGAAGAAGGCCCTCGCCGGTGCCACCCTGGCCGTCGCCGCCACCGGTGCCCTGCTCGCCGCCGCGCCCGCCCAGGCCGCGTCGGAGGCCTCCCAGGCCCAGGCTGTCGCGAAGAAGATGATCGGGAACTCGGCCCAGTACAAGTGCTTCTCCAACATCGTCGACCACGAGAGCGACTGGGACGTCAACGCGACCAACGCGTCCTCCGGTGCCTACGGCCTGGTCCAGGCGCTCCCTGGCTCCAAGATGGCCTCCGCCGGCTCCGACTGGAAGACCAACGCCGCCACCCAGATCAAGTGGGGCGTGGACTACATGAAGGACCGCTACGGCAGCCCGTGCGGCGCATGGAACTTCTGGCAGGCCAACCACTGGTACTGA
- a CDS encoding ECF transporter S component, with product MSSPSRARPVPLSPRTVAALLLVSLVGAAAFGWPFFADPGSQVTAHAQDAPWLFAGLLVLLVGVVGATLSEAGLGAKAVAMLGVLAAVGAALRPIGAGTAGIEPMFFLMVLSGRVLGPGFGFTLGAVTMFSSALLTGGVGPWMPFQMLAMGWFAMGAGLLPGAHRLRGRAELVLLAGYGFVAAFAYGTVMNLYGWPFIDTLASTIAYDADAAPAANLTRFLAYCLATSLGWDLGRAVVTAVLTLTLGAAVLKALRRATRRAAFESAVTFAPPAR from the coding sequence ATGAGCAGCCCCTCGCGCGCCCGCCCCGTCCCGCTCTCCCCCCGTACCGTCGCCGCCCTCCTCCTCGTCAGCCTGGTCGGGGCCGCGGCCTTCGGCTGGCCCTTCTTCGCGGACCCCGGTTCGCAGGTGACCGCCCACGCGCAGGACGCGCCCTGGTTGTTCGCCGGGCTGCTGGTGCTGCTGGTCGGGGTCGTCGGCGCGACGCTCTCCGAGGCGGGGCTCGGGGCGAAGGCGGTGGCGATGCTCGGGGTGCTCGCGGCGGTCGGCGCGGCGCTGCGCCCCATCGGGGCCGGAACCGCCGGGATCGAGCCGATGTTCTTCCTCATGGTGCTCAGCGGCCGAGTCCTCGGCCCGGGCTTCGGCTTCACCCTCGGCGCGGTGACGATGTTCTCGTCCGCGCTGCTCACCGGGGGTGTGGGCCCGTGGATGCCGTTCCAGATGCTGGCGATGGGCTGGTTCGCGATGGGTGCCGGGCTGCTGCCGGGCGCCCATCGCCTGCGCGGCCGCGCCGAACTCGTCCTGCTCGCCGGGTACGGCTTCGTCGCCGCCTTCGCGTACGGCACGGTCATGAACCTCTACGGCTGGCCCTTCATCGACACCCTGGCCTCGACCATCGCCTACGACGCGGACGCGGCCCCGGCCGCCAACCTCACGCGTTTCCTCGCATACTGCCTGGCCACCTCACTCGGCTGGGACCTGGGCCGCGCGGTCGTCACCGCCGTGCTGACCCTCACTCTCGGCGCCGCCGTCCTCAAGGCGCTGCGCCGGGCCACCCGCAGGGCCGCGTTCGAGAGCGCGGTCACATTCGCCCCGCCCGCCCGGTGA